TCGCCGCGGGAGCGCATGTACAGGTCGCGCAGATCCGCCGGGTTTTCACAGCGGTAGCCGTAGCGCACGCCGTCAAAGCGGGACAGGTTGGCGGAGGCCTCCGCCGGAGCGATCACGTAATAGGAGGGCACGGCGAGCTTGCTGTGGGGCAGGTTGATTTCCACCAGTTCGGCACCGAGCTTTTCGTACTCTTTCAGCGCTTCCTGAACCCGCTCGCGCACTTGGGTGTCGAGGCCTTCACCCAGGTATTCGGAGGGCACACCGATTTTCAGGCCCTGAATACTGTCGTTGAGGTTGGCGGTGTAGTCCTGCGATGGGCGGTCCAGGCAGGTGGAATCCTTGTTGTCCGGGCTCGCCATCACAGACAGCATCAGCGCGGCGTCTTCCGCGGTACGGGTGATGGGGCCGCCCTGGTCCAGGCTGGAGGCGAACGCGATCATGCCCCAGCGGGACACGCGACCGTAGGTGGGTTTCAGGCCGGTGGTGCCGGTCATGGCCGCGGGCTGGCGGATGGAACCACCGGTATCGGTAGCCGTGGTGCCGGGCACGAGTTGTGCGGCAACGGCTGCTGCGGAGCCGCCGGAGGAGCCGCCGGGAATGCGCTCGATATCCCAGGGGTTTTTCACCGCGCCGTAGAAGCTGGATTCATTGGAGGAGCCCATGGCGAACTCGTCCATATTGGTTTTGCCCAGACTGACAGCGCCTGCCTGCAGGAAGTTGTCCACCACGGTGGCGTCGTAGGGCGGTACGAAGTTGTCGAGCATCTTGGAGCCGCAGCTAGTGCGCACGCCATGGGTACAGAAGATGTCTTTGTGGGCGATGGGCACGCCACACAGGGCGGGGGCGTTGCCCTCTGCCAGGCGCGCGTCGGCGGCGGCGGCCTGCTCGAGGGCCTGTTCGCCGGTGACGGTGATGAAGCTGTTGTAGTGGCCGTC
The Microbulbifer celer DNA segment above includes these coding regions:
- the gatA gene encoding Asp-tRNA(Asn)/Glu-tRNA(Gln) amidotransferase subunit GatA, translating into MHQLTIAEIIRGLRDRQFSSVEITSHLLERIQQLDGHYNSFITVTGEQALEQAAAADARLAEGNAPALCGVPIAHKDIFCTHGVRTSCGSKMLDNFVPPYDATVVDNFLQAGAVSLGKTNMDEFAMGSSNESSFYGAVKNPWDIERIPGGSSGGSAAAVAAQLVPGTTATDTGGSIRQPAAMTGTTGLKPTYGRVSRWGMIAFASSLDQGGPITRTAEDAALMLSVMASPDNKDSTCLDRPSQDYTANLNDSIQGLKIGVPSEYLGEGLDTQVRERVQEALKEYEKLGAELVEINLPHSKLAVPSYYVIAPAEASANLSRFDGVRYGYRCENPADLRDLYMRSRGEGFGEEVKRRILVGSYALSAGYYDAYYNKAQQVRRLIKQDFVDAFDKVDVIMGPTAPNPAFKLGEKNADPVAMYLEDIYTIATNLAGLPGMSIPCGFARGMPVGLQIIGNYLDEARMLNVAHQFQQATDWHQQTAPAAE